The Planococcus donghaensis genome contains a region encoding:
- a CDS encoding ABC transporter permease, with the protein MKQFLLLLRKEQLENIRNYKIYWIPAIFILLGIVEPTTNYFLPQILESSGSLPEGAVFEMPTPTPEQMLAAIMEQFQTIGIAVLILAYMGTIAGERKSGTATLLYVRPLSFKAYFLSKWTTASVISLVSVWLGFLAGYYYTFLFFGEVELIKVFQMVGTYSMWVLVVMAFVLVASAIAPNSGFAAAIALGTYLLIQLIDGLFGSNWTFSPVKIPQYGVEWLTGSANSSLWGAIGIAVLLIIFLFAVGSWAAKKNKAKTKV; encoded by the coding sequence ATGAAACAATTTCTGTTGCTATTAAGAAAAGAACAGCTAGAAAATATACGTAATTATAAAATATACTGGATACCCGCAATTTTTATTCTTTTGGGCATAGTAGAACCCACTACAAATTATTTTCTTCCGCAAATTCTTGAGTCCTCTGGAAGCTTGCCAGAAGGAGCGGTGTTTGAAATGCCGACACCTACACCGGAACAAATGTTAGCGGCAATTATGGAGCAATTCCAAACTATTGGGATTGCGGTGCTGATTTTAGCTTATATGGGAACAATAGCAGGAGAGCGGAAAAGTGGAACTGCTACTTTGTTGTATGTTCGACCGCTCTCATTTAAAGCCTATTTTTTAAGCAAATGGACAACGGCATCTGTTATTTCTCTAGTCAGTGTATGGTTAGGGTTTTTGGCAGGCTATTATTATACATTCTTATTTTTTGGTGAAGTGGAATTGATCAAAGTATTCCAAATGGTAGGAACTTATAGTATGTGGGTGCTAGTTGTTATGGCTTTCGTTCTAGTTGCAAGTGCTATTGCTCCGAATAGCGGATTTGCTGCAGCTATTGCATTGGGCACGTATTTGTTGATTCAATTAATTGATGGATTATTCGGCTCAAACTGGACTTTTTCACCCGTAAAAATCCCTCAATATGGAGTAGAGTGGTTAACAGGCTCTGCTAATAGTAGTTTATGGGGGGCTATCGGAATAGCAGTCCTTCTTATCATTTTTTTGTTTGCTGTAGGGAGTTGGGCAGCAAAAAAAAATAAAGCAAAGACGAAAGTATAG
- a CDS encoding flavodoxin family protein, which yields MQPVKALFINTSLKSSKEPSHTEEFIKDVQVHYNQLGVESEVVRLADYAIAYGVQPDMGEGDEWPQVFEKVMAADIVIIGTPLWLGEKSSLATQTIERLYASSSVTNDKGQSIFYNKVGGVAITGNEDGAKHAAASVLYALSHIGFVVPPNVDAYWVGEAGPGPSYMDTEKDNEFTKKAIRRLAYNTYHFAGMLKNNPIPSEGNTLE from the coding sequence ATGCAACCAGTAAAAGCACTTTTCATCAACACTTCATTAAAAAGTTCAAAAGAACCTTCCCATACGGAAGAGTTTATCAAAGATGTTCAAGTTCACTATAATCAATTAGGTGTAGAATCTGAAGTTGTGCGTTTGGCCGATTATGCTATAGCCTATGGTGTACAACCAGATATGGGCGAAGGGGACGAATGGCCGCAAGTTTTTGAAAAAGTAATGGCTGCAGATATTGTAATTATCGGTACGCCTTTATGGCTTGGAGAAAAAAGTTCGTTAGCGACACAAACGATTGAGCGTCTTTACGCGAGCAGTAGTGTAACTAATGACAAGGGCCAATCCATCTTCTACAATAAAGTTGGCGGTGTAGCGATTACCGGCAACGAAGATGGTGCTAAACACGCAGCCGCTTCTGTTCTTTACGCACTTTCTCATATCGGATTTGTCGTTCCTCCAAATGTCGACGCTTACTGGGTGGGCGAAGCAGGTCCTGGTCCGTCTTATATGGATACTGAAAAAGATAATGAGTTTACTAAAAAAGCGATTAGACGACTTGCTTATAATACGTATCATTTTGCAGGTATGCTTAAAAATAACCCGATTCCAAGTGAAGGAAATACACTTGAATAG
- a CDS encoding PLD nuclease N-terminal domain-containing protein, with product MDQTTMIMALVPIFLIQLALMIFALVDLVKNPNPNGPKWMWGIVIVVINLIGPILYLVIGRKNY from the coding sequence ATGGATCAAACTACAATGATTATGGCTTTAGTGCCAATCTTTCTTATTCAACTTGCTTTAATGATTTTCGCTTTAGTGGACTTAGTGAAAAACCCTAACCCAAATGGACCGAAATGGATGTGGGGCATCGTTATTGTGGTTATTAATCTTATTGGGCCCATTCTATACTTGGTTATAGGGAGGAAAAATTATTGA
- the msrA gene encoding peptide-methionine (S)-S-oxide reductase MsrA translates to MTNQQMTIETIEKEIYTNEEEWELATFGMGCFWGPDARFGSMAGIMRTRVGFAGGTTPTPSYRMMGDHTETLQIEYDPQVISYATILKEFWRNHYPNRDNYKGRQYISLLHYHTDQQKQTIETIRKEMEAELGESIETEVALFSQFTLAEERHQKYYLKRYPKALDQLETLYPNKDMLVDSIFAARLNGFVKGFGTKDSLRKEINQWSIGETEKTFLTSLFLSLKW, encoded by the coding sequence ATGACAAATCAACAAATGACTATCGAAACAATTGAAAAAGAAATTTATACAAATGAAGAAGAATGGGAACTTGCAACTTTTGGAATGGGTTGCTTTTGGGGGCCGGATGCGCGGTTTGGAAGTATGGCAGGTATTATGAGAACGCGTGTCGGATTTGCAGGTGGAACAACTCCAACTCCTAGTTACCGCATGATGGGTGACCATACAGAAACGCTTCAAATTGAATACGACCCGCAAGTGATTAGCTACGCAACTATACTAAAGGAATTTTGGCGTAATCACTATCCAAATCGTGATAATTACAAAGGAAGACAATATATTTCTTTACTGCATTATCATACCGATCAACAAAAGCAAACAATTGAAACAATCCGAAAAGAAATGGAAGCAGAACTTGGAGAGTCAATTGAAACAGAGGTTGCTCTTTTTAGCCAGTTTACTTTGGCAGAAGAACGTCATCAAAAATACTATTTAAAGCGTTACCCAAAAGCGCTCGATCAGTTGGAAACGCTTTATCCAAATAAGGATATGTTAGTAGACTCGATTTTTGCTGCGCGATTAAACGGATTTGTGAAAGGTTTCGGGACAAAAGATAGCTTGCGAAAAGAGATAAATCAGTGGAGCATTGGAGAAACCGAGAAGACTTTTCTAACATCACTTTTTTTATCGTTAAAATGGTAA
- a CDS encoding histidine phosphatase family protein, with protein sequence MDKTIYLIRHCQATGQAPEAELTEVGKKQAEDLAEFLKQQKVEYVVSSPFMRAIQSIEPTAKQMDLPIIIDERLAERILSSEDLPDWIEKLEASFEDAELKFVGGESGGEATTRAIAALQDMKDGTAAVTHGNLLGLLLKSIDSQYDFSAWGKLTNPDVFKVEITKGQTSVVRLWQ encoded by the coding sequence ATGGACAAAACAATTTATCTAATTAGGCATTGTCAAGCGACTGGACAAGCGCCCGAAGCCGAACTTACAGAGGTTGGCAAAAAACAGGCAGAGGATTTGGCGGAGTTTTTAAAACAACAGAAAGTTGAGTATGTTGTTTCGAGTCCGTTTATGCGAGCGATACAATCTATTGAACCAACGGCTAAACAAATGGATTTGCCAATCATCATTGATGAGCGCTTAGCTGAACGCATATTAAGCTCGGAAGATTTACCAGATTGGATAGAAAAGTTGGAAGCGTCATTCGAAGATGCGGAATTGAAATTTGTTGGAGGCGAATCGGGTGGAGAAGCAACAACTCGTGCAATAGCAGCATTACAGGACATGAAAGATGGTACCGCTGCGGTAACTCATGGAAACTTGCTAGGGTTACTGTTAAAAAGTATCGATTCTCAATATGACTTTTCAGCATGGGGGAAATTGACCAACCCAGACGTGTTTAAAGTAGAAATAACTAAGGGGCAAACATCGGTAGTGCGGTTATGGCAATAA
- a CDS encoding CHY zinc finger protein, whose product MSHHQQVKGINVDAETRCIHYHSSIDRIAIKFFCCQEYFPCFECHEAVGCGKHDVWPTDRFQEKAILCGTCGHELTIAEYLTCDSTCPGCSSLFNPGCSLHTHLYFK is encoded by the coding sequence ATGTCCCACCATCAACAAGTAAAAGGCATAAACGTAGATGCTGAAACCCGTTGTATTCACTACCACTCATCGATTGATCGTATTGCCATTAAGTTTTTCTGTTGCCAAGAATACTTTCCTTGTTTTGAATGCCATGAGGCGGTAGGTTGTGGAAAGCATGACGTTTGGCCAACCGACCGCTTTCAAGAAAAAGCGATTTTATGCGGTACTTGTGGACATGAATTAACCATTGCCGAGTATTTAACCTGTGACTCTACTTGTCCGGGTTGCTCTTCACTCTTCAATCCGGGTTGTAGTTTACATACACACCTGTATTTCAAATAA
- a CDS encoding metallophosphoesterase → MKKLVMIILFTLVLWGIFWSNNKWLETTEYTVVSEELPEAFDGVKIVQISDLHNATFGKDQSSLIKKIQSAKPDAIFLTGDFIDSNRYDLSASLVLVDEIVKMSKVYFVTGNHEIASNKVDEITASLQERGVIVLANDSVEWEKDGSTLQIAGIDDPLSEPAMHGDEVTHDYLEAAHLTDDFTLLLVHRPEYLANYAEAEVDIVFAGHAHGGQVRLPGIGGLYATGQGWFPKVTEGIFENAESQMVVSRGLGNSTFPLRIFNRPEVVVVTLKKE, encoded by the coding sequence ATGAAGAAACTTGTAATGATTATCTTGTTCACGCTAGTTTTATGGGGCATCTTTTGGAGTAATAATAAGTGGTTAGAAACCACAGAATATACAGTAGTCTCTGAAGAGTTACCTGAGGCTTTTGATGGAGTGAAAATTGTTCAAATATCCGATTTGCACAATGCAACTTTTGGGAAAGATCAATCCTCTTTAATAAAGAAAATACAATCCGCTAAACCTGATGCGATTTTTTTGACAGGCGACTTTATTGACAGCAATCGCTATGATTTGTCAGCGAGTTTGGTGTTAGTAGATGAAATAGTGAAGATGAGTAAAGTCTATTTTGTTACGGGAAACCATGAAATAGCTTCAAATAAGGTGGATGAAATTACAGCTTCTTTGCAAGAACGCGGGGTGATCGTTTTGGCGAATGATTCAGTAGAGTGGGAAAAGGATGGCAGTACGCTTCAAATTGCAGGAATTGATGACCCACTAAGCGAACCTGCAATGCACGGGGACGAGGTTACGCATGATTATCTTGAAGCTGCTCATTTGACTGATGATTTCACTTTGTTATTAGTACATCGTCCCGAATATCTAGCTAACTATGCTGAAGCAGAAGTGGATATTGTTTTTGCAGGACATGCTCACGGTGGACAAGTTCGTCTTCCTGGAATTGGTGGGTTATATGCTACTGGCCAAGGATGGTTTCCAAAAGTAACAGAAGGGATTTTTGAGAACGCCGAATCCCAAATGGTCGTTAGTCGCGGGTTAGGAAACAGTACGTTTCCTCTCCGAATTTTCAATCGTCCGGAAGTTGTCGTAGTGACATTGAAAAAAGAATAA
- a CDS encoding protein-L-isoaspartate(D-aspartate) O-methyltransferase, whose translation MENRKKEIIAYFREMDRSYFMDANKDLASLDHALPIGFEQTISQPSLVLEMTLALDLQSHHKVLEVGTGSGFQTTLLAVFSGAVYTIERIEELHNRAKERLAQLNIHNIHFKLGDGSIGWQEQAPFDRIMVTAAASEVPAELLDQLSNDGKMVIPVGNSFNQELLLIEKDTNGKLHKISLNKVLFVPLKGKYEI comes from the coding sequence ATGGAAAATCGAAAAAAAGAGATTATTGCTTATTTCAGAGAAATGGATCGCAGCTATTTCATGGACGCTAATAAAGATCTCGCCTCACTCGATCATGCTCTGCCCATTGGATTTGAACAAACTATCTCACAGCCATCGCTTGTTCTTGAAATGACTTTAGCACTCGATCTTCAGTCGCACCATAAAGTGTTAGAAGTAGGAACAGGTTCCGGGTTTCAAACTACGTTACTTGCCGTTTTCTCAGGAGCTGTCTACACCATTGAACGAATTGAAGAATTACACAATCGTGCAAAAGAACGGTTAGCTCAATTAAACATCCACAATATTCACTTTAAATTGGGAGATGGTAGTATAGGTTGGCAAGAACAGGCTCCTTTTGATCGCATTATGGTAACAGCCGCCGCTTCAGAAGTGCCAGCAGAATTGCTTGACCAATTAAGTAATGATGGAAAAATGGTCATTCCAGTTGGTAACTCCTTTAACCAAGAACTGCTCTTAATCGAAAAAGATACTAATGGAAAACTGCACAAGATATCTTTAAACAAAGTGTTATTTGTTCCGTTAAAAGGAAAATATGAAATTTAA
- a CDS encoding VOC family protein has translation MLHHVELNVSNLVESKSFYSKLLPLLGYSLFQEWEEGFSYKAGPTYLVFVQTEEKFLQIPYHRKETGLNHLAFHASSHAQVNEMTEKIKQLGARILYKDLHPYAGGPDYYAVFFEGPDRLKIEIVAPDETMSNA, from the coding sequence ATGTTGCACCATGTGGAACTTAACGTTTCGAATTTAGTAGAATCCAAATCTTTTTACAGCAAACTATTGCCACTTCTAGGCTATTCATTATTTCAAGAATGGGAAGAGGGATTTAGCTATAAGGCAGGTCCTACCTACTTAGTTTTTGTCCAAACAGAAGAAAAGTTTTTACAAATTCCTTATCATCGCAAAGAAACAGGATTGAATCATTTAGCATTTCACGCATCGTCACATGCGCAAGTAAACGAAATGACTGAAAAGATAAAGCAATTAGGGGCACGAATTTTATATAAAGATCTTCATCCTTATGCGGGCGGACCAGATTATTATGCGGTTTTCTTTGAAGGACCAGATCGCTTAAAAATAGAAATTGTCGCGCCAGATGAAACAATGAGCAATGCTTAA
- a CDS encoding GNAT family N-acetyltransferase: MIKKREVTLHRYSSKRSIDYDLPTHQLEFTRLPKEIVEKDASNPSKHFIIIKARGEDAGFFELDESEDRKKYSDNPRALLLRGFSVNPKFQGRGIATGSIYALPEFMEEEFPNFDEVVLGVNARNIPAQRLYQKAGFIDTGRRIMRSKGEQFVMSLSTKKTK; the protein is encoded by the coding sequence GTGATTAAAAAAAGGGAAGTTACATTGCATCGCTACTCTTCAAAGCGATCTATCGATTACGACTTACCAACACATCAGCTAGAATTTACACGCTTACCTAAAGAAATCGTTGAAAAAGATGCTAGTAATCCATCAAAACATTTTATTATCATTAAAGCGCGTGGGGAAGATGCTGGTTTTTTTGAGTTGGATGAATCAGAAGACCGGAAGAAATACTCGGACAATCCTAGGGCTTTATTGCTTAGGGGATTTTCGGTTAACCCGAAATTTCAAGGAAGAGGCATTGCAACGGGGTCTATTTATGCACTGCCGGAATTTATGGAAGAGGAATTTCCGAATTTCGATGAAGTGGTCTTAGGAGTCAACGCGCGCAACATACCGGCCCAACGGCTATACCAAAAAGCTGGATTTATAGATACCGGTAGACGAATTATGCGTTCGAAAGGTGAACAATTCGTGATGTCTTTATCTACTAAAAAAACCAAGTGA
- the ribE gene encoding riboflavin synthase, protein MFTGIVEELGHVASVRSKPQAMELTISCALILEDVKRGDSISINGVCLTVSTFTSSTFTVDVIPETVKSSTMKELKTGSRVNLERAMPANGRFGGHFVSGHIDGVGVIRSVKKEANAITKTIELEPHLMKYMMLKGSIAVDGTSLTIFALAHNTVTISLIPTTQEDSLLGEKGIGEKVNIECDLLAKYTERIQTAEPKISRSWLAENGF, encoded by the coding sequence ATGTTTACTGGTATTGTTGAAGAACTTGGCCATGTTGCTTCAGTTCGCTCTAAGCCACAAGCAATGGAGCTAACCATTTCCTGTGCGCTAATTTTAGAAGACGTTAAGCGTGGAGACAGTATTTCCATTAACGGCGTTTGTTTAACTGTATCGACATTCACTTCTAGTACCTTCACCGTTGATGTGATTCCGGAAACAGTCAAATCTTCAACGATGAAGGAATTGAAAACAGGTTCCAGGGTAAATCTTGAACGTGCGATGCCTGCTAACGGACGTTTCGGTGGTCATTTTGTTAGTGGACATATTGATGGCGTTGGTGTGATCCGCTCAGTGAAAAAAGAAGCGAATGCAATTACCAAAACAATCGAACTCGAGCCTCATCTAATGAAGTACATGATGCTAAAAGGGTCAATCGCAGTAGATGGTACTTCTTTGACTATTTTTGCACTTGCCCATAATACTGTGACCATTTCTCTTATTCCGACAACGCAAGAAGATTCGTTATTAGGAGAAAAAGGCATAGGAGAAAAGGTCAATATCGAATGCGATCTACTAGCGAAGTATACCGAGCGAATTCAAACAGCAGAGCCGAAAATTAGCAGAAGCTGGTTAGCAGAAAACGGATTTTAA
- a CDS encoding LTA synthase family protein has translation MKKTNFMPYILIYLLLLMKVSAFRVLIFNEKSIWHIILIEFPMWALLLSIVLLVAHKKMWRAVWIFNLLVSLIFFTITLYMRYYSTIPSYYDLQQLTQSSSVGGTITMLSNPWDFLFFLDALVLFLLARRWKKPVKLDALKHVAVSMAAICAVTVTYSLQQSIIDVSYFAKEHGYLQSQVAQLYNRSTESAHASSIKLSDRELEELKGNKFVEVREHDSFGVAEGRHLFIIQVESLQEFVIDKSVNGQKITPNLNQLLSESAYFSNVFQQVGAGTTSDAEWMVNTGLYPQGMIPTSNSLSGKEAPSLARALKGKGYGSATYHADEVTFWNRDVLYPVLGYEEVFSSEDIPNVKEVGFGPADEVLFDFVAGELPRQLETYERIYANIVTVTSHTPFEMPDTMQYLDLPSEYEDMYIGNYLQSVRYADEQIGSFIQILKDRELYDESLIVILGDHSGMHGSLVTEEDRQLLGEFLGHEYSLKDQFTIPLLFTGGNLFEETEMTRLGGQTDIMPTVLALLGIDHDYPMMGHNLFQYKKNLLGMRYYMPGGSYIQSEQFYKAPGAKLPDVLYDLKTMEKRNKNSAAKKHIKDTETLMNYADTLLKVYTE, from the coding sequence GTGAAAAAAACAAATTTTATGCCATATATCCTTATTTACCTTTTGTTATTGATGAAAGTAAGTGCTTTTCGTGTGCTTATTTTTAATGAGAAATCAATTTGGCACATTATTTTAATTGAGTTCCCAATGTGGGCTTTGTTGCTATCGATCGTTTTATTAGTTGCTCATAAAAAGATGTGGCGAGCCGTTTGGATTTTTAACTTGCTGGTTTCCCTTATTTTTTTTACAATCACATTATATATGCGTTACTATTCGACCATTCCTTCTTATTATGATTTGCAGCAATTGACACAATCGAGCTCTGTTGGTGGCACCATTACGATGCTCTCAAATCCATGGGATTTCTTGTTTTTCCTCGATGCTTTAGTGCTTTTCCTTTTGGCACGTCGATGGAAAAAACCAGTAAAGCTAGATGCTTTGAAACATGTGGCAGTTAGCATGGCAGCGATTTGTGCTGTTACGGTGACCTATTCCCTGCAGCAGTCGATCATTGATGTTTCTTATTTTGCGAAGGAACATGGATATTTGCAGTCTCAAGTAGCTCAATTGTATAACCGGTCGACAGAGAGCGCCCATGCTTCTTCGATTAAGTTGTCTGATCGAGAACTAGAAGAACTAAAAGGCAATAAATTTGTCGAAGTTCGTGAACATGATAGTTTCGGAGTTGCTGAAGGACGCCATTTATTTATCATTCAAGTTGAGTCTTTACAAGAATTTGTTATAGACAAGTCAGTAAATGGACAGAAAATCACGCCGAACCTTAATCAGCTATTGAGTGAAAGTGCTTATTTTTCAAATGTATTTCAACAAGTAGGAGCTGGGACAACTTCTGATGCGGAGTGGATGGTCAACACAGGGCTTTATCCACAAGGAATGATTCCGACATCAAATAGCTTGTCCGGAAAAGAAGCACCTTCGTTAGCAAGAGCGTTAAAGGGAAAAGGTTATGGATCGGCAACGTATCACGCTGATGAAGTGACATTCTGGAACCGTGATGTGCTGTATCCAGTGCTTGGATACGAAGAGGTTTTTTCGAGTGAAGACATACCAAACGTTAAAGAAGTTGGCTTTGGACCAGCAGATGAGGTGTTGTTTGACTTTGTAGCAGGGGAATTACCGCGACAGCTCGAAACCTATGAGCGAATTTATGCCAATATTGTTACAGTTACTAGTCATACACCATTTGAAATGCCTGACACTATGCAATATTTAGATCTTCCTTCTGAATATGAGGACATGTATATCGGCAATTATTTGCAGTCGGTTCGTTACGCAGACGAACAAATCGGTTCGTTTATTCAAATACTAAAAGATCGAGAGCTTTACGATGAATCGTTAATCGTTATTTTAGGAGACCATTCTGGTATGCACGGCAGTTTAGTGACCGAGGAAGATCGTCAATTATTAGGAGAGTTTTTAGGGCATGAGTATTCATTAAAAGATCAATTTACGATTCCACTGTTATTTACTGGAGGAAATCTTTTTGAAGAAACCGAAATGACTCGCCTTGGTGGTCAAACGGATATTATGCCAACAGTACTCGCGTTACTCGGAATCGATCACGACTATCCAATGATGGGGCATAACTTATTTCAGTATAAAAAGAATTTACTAGGGATGCGCTATTATATGCCAGGTGGTTCTTATATCCAGTCTGAACAATTTTATAAAGCACCAGGAGCTAAATTGCCAGATGTTCTATACGATTTGAAGACTATGGAGAAACGCAATAAAAATAGCGCAGCTAAAAAACACATTAAAGATACGGAAACGTTGATGAACTATGCGGATACGTTATTGAAAGTTTATACGGAGTAA
- the ribE gene encoding 6,7-dimethyl-8-ribityllumazine synthase: MTVHFEGYLNGEGLRIGIVVGRFNEFITSKLLSGAEDALKRHGVGADDVSIAWVPGAFEIPLVAKKMAMSGNYDAIVTLGTVIRGATPHFDYVCSEVAKGVSRASDHADIPVIFGVLTTDSIEQAIERAGTKAGNKGWESAAGAIEMANLMKKL; encoded by the coding sequence ATGACTGTACATTTTGAAGGCTATTTAAATGGTGAAGGTTTACGAATCGGAATTGTAGTAGGACGTTTTAATGAGTTTATTACAAGTAAATTATTAAGTGGGGCAGAAGATGCGTTAAAACGTCACGGCGTTGGAGCAGACGATGTTTCAATTGCTTGGGTACCAGGTGCTTTTGAAATTCCCCTTGTTGCGAAAAAGATGGCAATGAGTGGAAACTATGATGCTATCGTTACTTTAGGGACAGTCATCAGAGGTGCAACTCCTCATTTTGATTATGTTTGCAGTGAAGTTGCTAAAGGTGTGTCAAGAGCTAGTGACCATGCAGATATTCCAGTAATCTTTGGTGTATTGACAACAGACTCGATTGAACAAGCAATCGAACGTGCAGGAACAAAAGCAGGCAACAAAGGTTGGGAATCGGCAGCCGGTGCTATTGAAATGGCAAACTTGATGAAAAAATTATAA
- a CDS encoding ABC transporter ATP-binding protein, which translates to MNIVEVENLTKRYGGETAVEDLSFTLEKATATALIGPNGAGKTTSLSMLANLLSSTSGEIIMKKDISIGFLPQYPQFFPWLTALEFTELAAKISGVDTKQARLQSIQTLEFVGLENALHKKTGSFSGGMKQRLGLAQAIVHRPELLLLDEPISALDPTGRREIINLLKSLQQNTTILYSTHILNDAEEMTDQLLFMRDGRLIEQGSLKDVKKKHAAPYIQMKFRNSINALEFASNHTWKCEVKEDFVLLPVSETGPTMQEVLYVLSTEKQDIIGVEFQDASLEEIFLKVVANK; encoded by the coding sequence TTGAACATCGTAGAAGTTGAAAACCTCACAAAACGCTATGGAGGAGAAACAGCCGTTGAAGATCTTTCTTTTACATTAGAGAAAGCGACGGCTACGGCATTGATTGGTCCAAATGGTGCCGGAAAGACAACGAGTTTATCGATGCTGGCTAATTTGTTATCGTCGACCAGCGGGGAAATCATAATGAAAAAAGATATATCCATTGGTTTTCTTCCTCAATATCCACAATTTTTTCCATGGCTAACAGCGCTTGAATTTACAGAATTAGCAGCTAAAATCAGTGGAGTTGATACTAAACAAGCAAGGTTGCAGTCCATACAAACGTTAGAATTTGTAGGTCTTGAAAATGCTTTACATAAAAAAACCGGCAGCTTTTCAGGAGGCATGAAGCAGCGGCTAGGTCTTGCGCAAGCGATTGTTCACAGGCCCGAATTGCTTTTACTAGATGAACCCATCTCGGCATTAGATCCAACAGGACGCAGAGAAATCATAAACTTATTAAAATCATTACAACAAAATACGACTATTTTGTATTCTACTCATATTTTGAATGATGCGGAAGAAATGACAGATCAGCTATTATTCATGAGAGACGGACGTTTGATTGAACAAGGTTCTTTGAAAGATGTTAAGAAAAAACATGCAGCTCCGTATATTCAAATGAAATTTAGAAACTCTATCAATGCGTTAGAGTTCGCAAGCAATCATACGTGGAAATGTGAAGTTAAAGAAGATTTTGTTCTACTACCGGTTTCTGAAACAGGACCAACAATGCAGGAAGTTCTCTACGTCCTATCTACGGAAAAACAGGATATTATAGGAGTCGAGTTTCAAGATGCCTCCTTAGAAGAAATCTTTCTGAAGGTGGTTGCTAATAAATGA